AAAACACTGCGACCTGGAATATCATGTGTCAATTTGACATCGACTCAAATgcttatctctctctctcaggacATGAATAATTCAAAGCTGTTCAGTGACGAGGCAGCAAACATCTATGAACGTGCCATTGGGACTCTTCTAAAAAAGAACATGcttctttacttttcatttgcCGACTACGAAGAAGTGAGTGTCCGGTTTGTTGCCGAGCACAAACTCCAACCGAGGCAGCGATAGAGGTGGGGACTTAACAGCACGTTTCGTTTTGCCAATCCTCACAGAGTCGCATGAAGCACGAGAAAGTCCACAGCATCTACAACAAACTGCTGGCCATTGAGGACATTGACCCCACGCTGGTGTACATCCAGTACATGAAGTTTGCCAGGAGGGCGGAGGGCATCAAGTCCGGTCGCACCATCTTCAAAAAGGCCAGAGAGGATCCACGCACGCGTCACCATGTGTACGTTACGGCAGCGCTGATGGAATACTACTGCAGCAAGGTAAGAGCTCCACTATTTACACTCTAAGTcagtgaaaactgatggtgagctcagatcagacacccctcaggttgagaaccactgctgTAAGTGTCTAAAACAGGTCTTAATACAcgtctttaattatttaacgTGTTCTTTACAGGATAAATCTGTGGCCTTTAAGATTTTTGAGCTTGGTTTGAAGAAATATGGGGACATTCCAGAGTACATACTCGCGTACATCGATTACCTCTCACACCTTAACGGTAAGTCTTACCGTCTGCTTTGGAAATACGAAACATCTCAAAAGTGTGACATGTGACCATGTTGTGTGTCTTCCCTTGTCATTTTTCTCATCAGAGGATAACAACACCAGAGTTTTGTTTGAGCGTGTCCTCACCTCAGGAAGCTTATCACCAGAAAAATCAGGGTAAATGTCAAGTTTCGATGACGCGCTGCCTCTGCACCAAATTGGTATCTCTCGGACAAGATTAGTTCAATTAACTTATTCACCTCTTGTTCCTCAGCGAGATCTGGGCTCGGTTCCTGGCCTTTGAGAGCAACATAGGAGACCTGGCCAGTATTCTGAAAGTTGAGAGGAGGCGCTTCACTGCCTTCAAGGACGAGTACGAGGGCAAAGAGACGGCCTTGCTCGTAGACAGATACAAGTTCATGGACCTGTACCCCTGCTCTGCCAGTGAACTCAAGGCCCTTGGATACAAGGTATGTTCATCCCCTTCACAGGTGACTCAGCGTGAGCTACTCTTGCCACCAAAGCAAGTGTGAACCGCCATTTAACGTGCACCGTGTTCGTAGGACGTGTCTCGTGCCAAGCTGGCGGCCCTGCTCCCAGAGACTGTGGTGGCACCTTCTGTGCCTGCGCTAAAGGACGAAGCCGACCGTAAACCCGAGTACCCCAAACCAGACACCACTCAGATGATCCCCTTTCAGCCTCGTCACCTTGCCCGTACGTAGTTCAGTGAATCTCTGAAACCCCTCGTTAAGATTCCCACTCTTCACGAACACTGTTGCCGAGTTATTTTTGCATGTCTGATGATGTCATGTTTCTTCCCACAGCTCCAGGTTTACACCCTGTCCCCGGTGGAGTTTTCCCAGTCCCTCCAGCTGCTGTTGTCCTAATGAAGCTGCTGCCTCCACCTACGTGCTTCACTGTGAGTAGCAGCAGCTTAATGCTATCAAGCTCATATTTATAGGCGATGGATGAaagatgtgatttatttttcctttgtgctGGGATTCAAAGAGTCTGTGCTTGCGTCTTGTTGCAGGGCCCCTTCGTCCAAGTGGATGAGCTCATGGAAACTTTCAGGAGATGCACACTTCCTGAGAGTACGTCGCCTTTGTCAACGCTATATATGAATTCATATCATCTCTACTGGAAATGTGAACTGTTATAAAATGTGTTACATTGTGTTAAAATGTAGTTGTTTGATGTGTCCCTGATCTGTTTTCTGTAGCTGTTGACGCTGCTGTAGAGCTGATCACTGGAAGACAGCCCGACGCAGGAGGGGAGGGCAATGGATCCATGGAGAACCACGCTATTGCCAAGTCACTGAAGAGGCCTAACGCAGACTCAGACGAGGAGGACGACAAAGGAGCAGTGGCTCCGCCCATACACGACATCTACCGCGCACGCCAACA
The sequence above is drawn from the Mugil cephalus isolate CIBA_MC_2020 chromosome 3, CIBA_Mcephalus_1.1, whole genome shotgun sequence genome and encodes:
- the cstf3 gene encoding cleavage stimulation factor subunit 3, whose amino-acid sequence is MSTEGAADQAAAEYIPEKVKKAEKKLEENPYDLDAWSILIREAQNQPIDKARKTYERLVSQFPSSGRFWKLFIEAEIKAKNYDKVEKLFQRCLMKVLHIDLWKCYLSYVRETKGKLPSYKEKMAQAYDFALDKIGMEIMSYQIWVDYINFLKGVEAVGSYAENQRITAVRRVYQRGCVNPMINIEQLWRDYSKYEEGINVHLAKKMIEDRSRDYMNARRVAKEYETVMKGLDRNAPSVPPQNSPQEAQQVEMWKKYIQWEKSNPLRTEDQTLITKRVMFAYEQCLLVLGHHPDIWYEAAQYLEQSSKLLAEKGDMNNSKLFSDEAANIYERAIGTLLKKNMLLYFSFADYEESRMKHEKVHSIYNKLLAIEDIDPTLVYIQYMKFARRAEGIKSGRTIFKKAREDPRTRHHVYVTAALMEYYCSKDKSVAFKIFELGLKKYGDIPEYILAYIDYLSHLNEDNNTRVLFERVLTSGSLSPEKSGEIWARFLAFESNIGDLASILKVERRRFTAFKDEYEGKETALLVDRYKFMDLYPCSASELKALGYKDVSRAKLAALLPETVVAPSVPALKDEADRKPEYPKPDTTQMIPFQPRHLAPPGLHPVPGGVFPVPPAAVVLMKLLPPPTCFTGPFVQVDELMETFRRCTLPETVDAAVELITGRQPDAGGEGNGSMENHAIAKSLKRPNADSDEEDDKGAVAPPIHDIYRARQQKRIR